In Pirellula sp. SH-Sr6A, the DNA window TCCGGTCGTTGCAGCGACAGCTGCTTCAACTCGATTTTACCATCCGCATTCAATTGCAGATCTGCACCTGCTCCCTTCGAGCCAGGCCCCTCGGAGCTTCGGCGCATCGATCTGTTTCGATCGATATCGTTTGCCGCTTTTTCCAACTCGCGGCGCTTCGAAGCCAAATCACGCCACGGCGAAGCGATCGATTGCGAGGATCGAACCGACGCATTGTTATCCAGTTGGAGCGAGATAGGGGCTTTGAAGCCGCTGCGCGAACCGCTCGCCAGCGCGCTGGCTGTGGCGACTCGCAACAAAGTATCGACAGTGGAGGGTTCTCCTCGGAACTGCTGTTGGGCTCGCAATTGGGCCGATACCGTCGATTGCGATTGCAAACGAGGTGTTGTCGCGATTTCCCGTTCCAACTGAGACAGCTGTCTCAACCAATTCGAGTGCCGACCTTGGTAAGCATAGTAGGAGAGCAGTGGATCGTACCCATGTTGGTAATACGTTACCCACGGATAGATCTGTCTTTGACCTTGGTAGCCAAAGTGGTTTCCGTAGTAGTACTGAGGAACTCCTCGAGCGACAAAAAGGTTGGCCAACCACAATGGATTGATATCGACGACATATCGAGGGCGGTAAAGACCGGCGTAATTCGAACCGAATCGAACCGGCGTGAAGAGCACACCCCGATTGGGCAATCGATAATCCCAGTACCCTCGTCGGCACACATAACCGCTCGGAGTCCAGACATAGCGAGTAGGGACCCAAACCCAGTCGTTTTGACCGACGCTCCAGTAACCAGACTGCCATGAATAGTTGCCCCCGCGGTACTGCCATGAGCCTGGGATCCAAAAATAGTCATCACCCGGGGCTGGGGAGCTGGGGCCATGGTCGATGCTCTCGGGCGGCGGCGGAAGATAGACAATTTCTTCTTGCTCGGTGCTGGTCCAGAAGCCACTGACCCATTGCCATCCACCATCCACTTCAGTCCAGTAACCGGGAACCCATTGGGTATTCGGAGGGACTTGCCGCCAAATGCCGGAGACCCAAATGTAGTCCTCGTCGACGATATCCCATCCCCAGTAACCGGGAATCCAAATGTAATCCTCCCCTTCGGGACGGTATTCAGGCGGTTGTTCGTCGACCAGGGAAGGAGGCTCCTTACCGACAACGATCGGGTCCTCTTGCTCTATGTCAAAGCGTTCTGCATACGCCTCGTGGACAGGTCCTCGGAGAAGCGGCGTGATGCCTTCGATTTCCTCGGGGATGGATTCCACCCCCTCGTTCTCCCCATCGAGCTGACCTGAAGCCTGAACCCCGAGCTTCGCGTCTGCCTGAGGGATTGGCATAGGTTCTGGGGGAGGATCCAGCAAGAGCTGGGCATGGAGCGACCCACTTCCCCCCACCACGCCCACGGCGGTTATGAGGGATGCAAGCCATAGTCGTTTACGTAGCGAATGGGGCTGACGAGATTTCATGATGAGCTCTCAATGATTTTTTGAAATGGAAACGAATTGCGTATCCCTCCTAGCAACGCAATCGGTGTACCACGAACCACTCAACCTGCGCGGGCCGGTAGCCTACGGCTTCCCCAAACACCCAACGCACCCGTAATTTCCAAGGATTTTGCAGAAAAACAGGGCTTCGACACGCCATGGGTTCCCCGTAGATATATCTGAGTGGGGGGCCATGCAAGCGAGCATCCGGCATCTAGGTGCGCTATCAGTCTGATCTGCAATCGACCAAATTGATCGAACGGCAGCAAAAACTCGATTTTCCCTGTCGGGCGAACCGATAGAAACTTTGGAAAAAGTCAAAAGAATCGGATCGTAGGGATTAGTGAATCATGAAGAAATCGATCGCCATCACTTCCGTCATCAGCTTGGCCCTGTGTGCCGTCTGTTTTTCCATCGCTGCTGGGGATCCGCCCGTCCTTCAGAATCGCCGGGAGGTTCCGCTTCCAAGTCTGATGCTGGCGAAACTGGGAAGCACGCAACAGATGCTGACAGGTCTCGTTTCGAACGACTTTGGGGCTATCCAGCGTGCCGCGGAGAATCTTCAACAGATCTGTAAGGCGACTGAATGGGAGCCCAATGCCGACCCCGTTTACGTCGCTTACAAAGAGGAGCTCGGTCGGCAAGCGAGCAAACTGGCGGAGCTTGCCCAGCAGCACAACTTGGAGGGAGCCGCATTCGTGTACACCCAGGCGATCGGGGCCTGCGTGAGTTGCCACACCCATTGCCGCGATGTCTTGAAGATCGCGGAGCTTCCGAACCCGGCCAACGGCGTGATCTCGATTCCCGTCAGCGATGACCCGCGGCTTCACAGCATGCCAATCCTCGGCCGATAATCAAGATGGTTTGGCTCTGAGGGACTACTACGTGAGGATCTCACTCGCAACCCGCCCCGCGACGTCGGTGAGTCGGAAGTCTCTGCCAGCGTAGTTATAGGTGAGCGTTTCGTGATCGAGCCCCATCAACGCTAGAAGCGTGGCGTGAAGATCATTGGTGTGCATACGACCGTCCACTGCAACTCGCCCGTATTCGTCGGTCGCCCCGTAGGAGAAGCCTGGTTTGACCCCAGCACCCGCGAGCCACATAGGGTAACCCGTGATGTTGTGATCGCGGCCATCCGGGCCTTGAGCCTGTGGCAGACGCCCAAACTCACTACCGAACAAAACCAATGTGTCGTCCAACATTCCTCGCTGTTCTAAATCGGAAAGCAATGCTGCAATCGGTTGATCAACGGATTTAGTTCGAGTGAGCAGACCTTGATTCAAGTTGTTGTGGTGATCCCATCCGGGGTCGCAAACTTCCACAAACCGGACCCCCGCTTCACTAAGTTTGCGAGCCATCAGGCACTGCCTAGCAAAACTTCCTGCAGGGCCGTCCTGGATGCCATACGCGTCTAAAGTCTCTTGAGATTCCGAAGCGAAGTCGAGAATCTCTGGTACTTTGCTCTGCATCTTAAACGCCAACTCAAACGACTGAATGATTCCTTCCAAATCTTCAGGAGCTCCGGTATTACCTTTTAGGTTCTCATTTAAGCTTTGAATGAAATCGAGTTGCTTCCGCTGTAGTCTCGCGTCTCTCGACGGCTTGATATTCGTTAGCTCACCCCGATCGCTCAGTTTCGTTCCTTGAAAGTGTGCTGGTAGGAATGCACTGCCATAGTTGATCGCTCCTCCAAAATTGGGAGGTGGATTGATGGTGATGTATCCCGGCAAGTCCTGATTCTCCGAGCCCAAGCCATACAGAAGCCACGAACCCATGGATGGTCGTGTCAGGGAGGCAATCGCAGTTCCCGTATGCAACTGAATGACGGCTTGGGGATGCGCTGGCGTATCGGTGTGCATCCCACGGATGAAACATAATTTGTCGACATGCTTCGCGCAGTTGGGAAAAAGTTCAGAGACCCAAGTTCCCGTTTCTCCATACTGTTGGAACTTGAATTTCGAGGCGACCAAGGTTCCGCCACCTGGGCCCGGCTTTCCATGATCGGCTGCCAACTGCGGCTTGTACTCCCAAGTATCAAGCTGTGAGAATGCTCCCTCCAAAAAGAGGAAGATGATCCTTTTTGCTTTGGGTTGGAAGTGGGGCTCTTTTGGGGCAAGGGGGTGTAGCATCTTCTCCTGAGATTGCCCTTGGCTCCCCAGCAAACCTGCCAATGCCACCGATCCAAATCCTGCTGCGGTTGTGCGAAGAATCTCGCGGCGTGAAAAAAACGGATTCATAAATTTACCTTCTTAATAATCGTAGGTTGATTGGTCTTACAAATGTGTTGTTGCGTAGATGGAACGAACAGTTTGTGTTCGGTACTCGGATAGGTCCTTAGCGAACAAAGCGGAATTCGGCCGATGCGAAGAGGGATTGGACCAATGCTGCCATTGCGGCTTCTCGGCTCGACGCGGGTTCGATATGGGTCGTATCGACCATCGGCTCTGCATCTTCGCCGCGGCCGTCTTCAGGCGCCGCGACATTCTGCGAGGAATTTGATTCACTACTGACCAGTTTCACACCCTGGGACGATTCCGTCGTCTGGGCGGATGATGGTGAGCCCTTCGACTCTTCCAAAATCAACTCAAACTGATTTTCATAAGACTGAATAAAGGAAACAGCATCGATCATTTCTTGATCGGTCGGATTGCGTTGAAACGCCTCTCGGTAAATAGACGTAATCGATTGCGCAACTGGATCGCTTGACCCGGCAAGAATTCTTTTCGACTTAGCCAGAGCTGCTTTTTGCAGGAGCGGGTCGTTGAGAAGAAAAAGGGCTTGGGGGGGAACGGTTGTGTTGGATCTTTTCCCAGTTACCATCCCCTGCTCTGCGAAGTCGAACACTTGCAACGCATCATGGAGAATCCCGCGCACCATCGGCAAGTATACGCTTCGATGGACGCTCGAACTCGATACAGCAAGCAGCTTGCGAGATTCGGGGCCATTGTTGCGAATCTCGATCACGGGCAATTTCTTTGACTCATCCAAGGCGACACTGCCACGTTGAAGCTCCCCTGAAATTGCGAGGATGCTATCACGAATTTCTTCTGCGTCGAGTCGTCGAGGTGCATGTCGCCACAGCCATTTGTTAGAAGGGTCCTTTGCAATGGCAGTCTCACTCGAGCTTGCAGACAGTTGATATGTCCGTGACAGAACGATTTCGCGGATAAGTTTCTTCTGAGACCAACCGTTACGAATGAACTGTTGAGCGAGATAGTCAAGTAATTCAGGGTGGCTTGGCACATCGCCCATGACACCAAAGTTGTCGACTGTACGAACCAGCCCCTCAGCAAACAACCGTTGCCAGATGCGGTTTACTGCCACGCGAGTCGTAAGGGGATTGGAGGGATGCGTTAGCCATTTCGCGAGCTCGTAACGACCACTGCGTCCTTCCTCCATAGAGGGTGTTGGTATGTGATCGAGTACGGTCAGGAAACCGCGCGGGACCGTAGGGCCGAGCTTTTCTGCCTCGCCTCGTATGCGGATCTCTGTATCACCCGTCTTCTCCGCATCTCGAACTCCGATTGCAACGAGACCTCTTGCTGCGGGGTCGGTAAGGGCGACCAATTCTGCCTGCTTTCGCTGCATCGCTTGACGCGCTTGCTGTAGCTTCTTCGTGTGATCTGCGGTTCGGTCTTCTTGTTTCACGCTATCGCGAATCTGGACAAACTTGGCTCTTGCTGCCTCAAATTCCTTCCGCCTCTCTTCAATCTCTAGTCGAACCTCTTCCGATGGCTGCTGATCGGATTCGTCTGATAACTGGATCAGTCTGTTGGGGACATAGTATGCTAATCCGCTACCTCCCATCTGGTTTCGGAGCGCGTCGCAAAGCTCCGTACTGGTGAAGATACCCGCTAACGCGTAGTAATCTCTTGTCGAAATGGGATCGAACTTATGATCATGGCATCTCGCACAGCTAACGGTTAACCCAAGTACCGCTTTCGATACGGTATCTATCTGCTCATCGACGTTGTCCATGTCATATCGGACTTTGAACCGCTGGTTCACATCCTTCACTCCGAGGGCAAGGAAGCCCGTAGCGATCAGTTGTTCTCGCTTTTGACTCGGCGAATTGGCTGGCAATAGATCACCCGCAATCTGTTCCTGCAAGAATTGATTGAAGGGTTTGTCCTCGTTAAAGGACTCGATAACGTAGTCGCGATATCGCCAAGCATGTGGATAGGGTAGATTTCGGGCAGATCCCGTCGACTCACCATATCGAGCCACATCGAGCCAGTGCCTTCCCCATCTTTCGCCAAAGGAGATTGAGCCTAGTAGACGATCCACTACTTTTTCCGTAGCTCTGTCCGACTCATCCAGCAGATAGTCCAGCAACTCCTGTTCGGTGGGAGGAAGCCCTGTTAAATCAAATGTCAGTCGCCTAAGAAGCGAGCTTTTTGCCGCGTCTGCGACAGGAGTCAAACTCTCCTCCTGCAGCCGACTCGCTACAAATCTATCAATGTCGCTGCGAGCCCATGTAGCCCAAAAACTACCGGGAGCAACTTCTGGAGCTGCCGGATTTTTCAAAGGTTGCCACGCCCAGTGACTTTCCTTTCGTTCGACATGGGGGACAACTCCTGGCTCGAGTGTTTGATCGATGTCCGTTGGAATCACCAAGGGAGGCCATGCCGCTCCGCGATCAATCCAACTCTTTAAATCATGGATTTGCTGCTCGCTAAGCCGATGGTCCGGGGGCATCGCTTTGCTGTCGTCTGCATGAGTCACCCGTTGAATCAAGATGCTTTCCGCCGAGTTGCCAGCAACCACAGCGGAACCATTTCTCCCTTTGCTCGTAATCGATTTAAAATCATCGACTCGCAGTCCCCCCGCTTCCTTGTGATGTTCGGAGTGGCAGATGTAGCAATTCTCGACGAGTATCGGACGAACTTTCCTTTCGAAGAATTCGACTTCTTTGTCATTGGCTTGCGGAAGACCGGCCGCCTCTTCGGCGGAGAGTGTACCGCCTGCAATACAAGCGACCGCCATCCAGGCGAGGCGGTTGTAATGATTGATCCGTTTCATGGGAGAGTCCTGCATTGGGGCTTTGAATCTGCTATCTGGAAATCGTGATGGTCACTTGAGTATTTGGGGCAGTTACCTTGAGACCCGATGAGGCGAACTGCATGTACTTTTTGGGTATCACTTTGAGAGCGGCCGCTTTATGTCGGCTATCGTCATCGGACACCACGATGCGTGCCTCGTACTCGCCTGCTGAGGTACCTTTAACAATCGACCCATCACGAAGTGATTCGACTCGAAACGAGCCATCAGCCTTGATTTCTCCGTAGGCTACTTCTGCCGGCCGGTCTTTTGACCGAATTTCGAGGGTATCTCCGGAGAAGTGAAAATCGATTTCTGGTTCGATCACAACAACACCCTCAAGAGGTACATCGGACTTGCTTCCGCATCCCAGAACGCAGACAGACAGAATCCCCACGGTTGCGACTGGCATAAGCGATCGCCATGAAATTGGATGGGTTACCATAATCGCACCTCTTTCTATTGCTGAATGGACACAACATTTCCATCGTTCCGAGCGACGAAGCGAGAAAGCACTTCTAGGTCGGTGTTGATGGCAAGGGAATGGACACTGCCGTCGCCGAACACGAATTGGCAAAGTCCGGAATGCGCGCTGCCGAAGCTAGAGTTGGCAAGAGTCGGGGTTTGCGCATTGGGTGGTAACAGCGGCCGATCCTCGCGAGTCGTCCCGTTGACGTAGGTACCCATCATCCTGCGGTGCGTATTTCGAACTGCACTGAATGCGCTCCGATCTTCGTTGCGACCTCGAAGAGACTTCGGGCGTATATGCTTTTCACCAAAGAGGGTGGTATTGCTGGTGCCATCCG includes these proteins:
- a CDS encoding YXWGXW repeat-containing protein — translated: MKSRQPHSLRKRLWLASLITAVGVVGGSGSLHAQLLLDPPPEPMPIPQADAKLGVQASGQLDGENEGVESIPEEIEGITPLLRGPVHEAYAERFDIEQEDPIVVGKEPPSLVDEQPPEYRPEGEDYIWIPGYWGWDIVDEDYIWVSGIWRQVPPNTQWVPGYWTEVDGGWQWVSGFWTSTEQEEIVYLPPPPESIDHGPSSPAPGDDYFWIPGSWQYRGGNYSWQSGYWSVGQNDWVWVPTRYVWTPSGYVCRRGYWDYRLPNRGVLFTPVRFGSNYAGLYRPRYVVDINPLWLANLFVARGVPQYYYGNHFGYQGQRQIYPWVTYYQHGYDPLLSYYAYQGRHSNWLRQLSQLEREIATTPRLQSQSTVSAQLRAQQQFRGEPSTVDTLLRVATASALASGSRSGFKAPISLQLDNNASVRSSQSIASPWRDLASKRRELEKAANDIDRNRSMRRSSEGPGSKGAGADLQLNADGKIELKQLSLQRPDQGSNRGPTAIPSDLKLGSKVEARVEADAGANVPRGNRGDGNERRSTNADREQRIRQLAPVFGEGPNAKPLNSDQLKSVRDQLLGNERSDRNERSDRNDRTDPNQRSGRSENSRSPGNATRNAPNRNAPNRNVPSNRVENATRNLQQPLQQNAPRERDATRKQLEVPAVPALPSPSRREGSEPSPRIPRSLPNVNPGSGGNNLNIPGLNGSRGGNVNPVRNIPGLGGDRGKSERGNSDRGSGRGGNRGKKD
- a CDS encoding DUF1501 domain-containing protein, whose translation is MNPFFSRREILRTTAAGFGSVALAGLLGSQGQSQEKMLHPLAPKEPHFQPKAKRIIFLFLEGAFSQLDTWEYKPQLAADHGKPGPGGGTLVASKFKFQQYGETGTWVSELFPNCAKHVDKLCFIRGMHTDTPAHPQAVIQLHTGTAIASLTRPSMGSWLLYGLGSENQDLPGYITINPPPNFGGAINYGSAFLPAHFQGTKLSDRGELTNIKPSRDARLQRKQLDFIQSLNENLKGNTGAPEDLEGIIQSFELAFKMQSKVPEILDFASESQETLDAYGIQDGPAGSFARQCLMARKLSEAGVRFVEVCDPGWDHHNNLNQGLLTRTKSVDQPIAALLSDLEQRGMLDDTLVLFGSEFGRLPQAQGPDGRDHNITGYPMWLAGAGVKPGFSYGATDEYGRVAVDGRMHTNDLHATLLALMGLDHETLTYNYAGRDFRLTDVAGRVASEILT
- a CDS encoding DUF1553 domain-containing protein codes for the protein MKRINHYNRLAWMAVACIAGGTLSAEEAAGLPQANDKEVEFFERKVRPILVENCYICHSEHHKEAGGLRVDDFKSITSKGRNGSAVVAGNSAESILIQRVTHADDSKAMPPDHRLSEQQIHDLKSWIDRGAAWPPLVIPTDIDQTLEPGVVPHVERKESHWAWQPLKNPAAPEVAPGSFWATWARSDIDRFVASRLQEESLTPVADAAKSSLLRRLTFDLTGLPPTEQELLDYLLDESDRATEKVVDRLLGSISFGERWGRHWLDVARYGESTGSARNLPYPHAWRYRDYVIESFNEDKPFNQFLQEQIAGDLLPANSPSQKREQLIATGFLALGVKDVNQRFKVRYDMDNVDEQIDTVSKAVLGLTVSCARCHDHKFDPISTRDYYALAGIFTSTELCDALRNQMGGSGLAYYVPNRLIQLSDESDQQPSEEVRLEIEERRKEFEAARAKFVQIRDSVKQEDRTADHTKKLQQARQAMQRKQAELVALTDPAARGLVAIGVRDAEKTGDTEIRIRGEAEKLGPTVPRGFLTVLDHIPTPSMEEGRSGRYELAKWLTHPSNPLTTRVAVNRIWQRLFAEGLVRTVDNFGVMGDVPSHPELLDYLAQQFIRNGWSQKKLIREIVLSRTYQLSASSSETAIAKDPSNKWLWRHAPRRLDAEEIRDSILAISGELQRGSVALDESKKLPVIEIRNNGPESRKLLAVSSSSVHRSVYLPMVRGILHDALQVFDFAEQGMVTGKRSNTTVPPQALFLLNDPLLQKAALAKSKRILAGSSDPVAQSITSIYREAFQRNPTDQEMIDAVSFIQSYENQFELILEESKGSPSSAQTTESSQGVKLVSSESNSSQNVAAPEDGRGEDAEPMVDTTHIEPASSREAAMAALVQSLFASAEFRFVR